The following are from one region of the Paenibacillus sp. JZ16 genome:
- a CDS encoding BglG family transcription antiterminator: MSGIELFTVVRVIGNNVVMVTGGKKESEYVILGKGIGFGAKAGGTIASDDKRIEKLFRLEDREQWSQAHHLLEEFDPLVMEITDQILNLIGQEFPGTLNDKVYLALPSHIQFTIYRIRKGMDIINPFLEETRISFPKEYDIAAKAAELIGQTFDIEVPEDEIGFLTYHVYSAVSHVPVGHLVKASNVVGNLVRYIEEDRQVAFDRGSMDYVRLLMHLRFSVDRMLNQDIQVDNPFADQIRSKFTNEYGLATRLAGMMEKELGKKVPEAEVCFLAMHLYRLFTGRLQQKNQPREES; this comes from the coding sequence ATGAGCGGGATCGAGTTGTTTACAGTCGTACGTGTTATTGGTAACAATGTCGTGATGGTCACAGGCGGTAAGAAAGAATCGGAATACGTCATCCTGGGCAAAGGGATTGGCTTTGGCGCCAAAGCAGGCGGAACGATCGCTTCGGACGATAAGCGGATTGAGAAGCTCTTCAGGCTTGAGGATCGGGAGCAGTGGAGTCAAGCTCACCATCTGCTGGAAGAATTTGATCCACTGGTGATGGAGATCACGGATCAGATACTCAATCTCATTGGACAAGAATTTCCGGGCACATTAAATGATAAGGTGTATCTGGCGCTTCCAAGCCATATCCAGTTTACGATATACAGAATCCGCAAAGGCATGGATATTATTAATCCTTTCCTTGAAGAGACCCGGATCAGCTTCCCAAAAGAATATGATATCGCAGCCAAAGCAGCGGAATTGATCGGCCAGACCTTCGATATCGAAGTTCCGGAGGATGAGATCGGCTTCTTGACCTATCATGTGTATTCCGCCGTCAGCCATGTGCCCGTAGGCCATCTGGTGAAGGCATCGAATGTGGTGGGAAACCTGGTAAGGTATATTGAGGAGGATCGGCAGGTCGCTTTTGACCGGGGAAGCATGGATTATGTCCGTCTTCTGATGCATTTGAGGTTCTCGGTAGACCGGATGCTGAATCAAGACATCCAAGTGGATAATCCGTTCGCGGACCAGATCCGCTCCAAGTTCACGAATGAATATGGTCTGGCTACACGTCTCGCAGGCATGATGGAGAAAGAACTCGGCAAGAAAGTACCTGAAGCGGAGGTCTGCTTTCTAGCGATGCATCTATATCGGCTCTTCACAGGCCGGCTACAACAAAAGAATCAACCCAGGGAGGAATCTTAA